In one Nicotiana sylvestris chromosome 8, ASM39365v2, whole genome shotgun sequence genomic region, the following are encoded:
- the LOC138875674 gene encoding uncharacterized protein, with amino-acid sequence MVEVEPSAQPWYHDIKMFLKIKEYPEQASGDQKRTIRRITDGFFLSGEVLCKRTPDLNLLRCVEAQEAGRIMHEVHAGVCGPHMNGHVLAKKILRAGYYWMTMERDCFSFVWKCHQ; translated from the coding sequence ATGGTTGAGGTGGAGCCAAGTGctcagccatggtaccatgatatcaagatgTTTCTGAAAATAAaggaatatcccgagcaagccagtggagatcaaaagagaaccattagaaggaTCACCGATGGCTTCTTCTTGAGCGGAGAAGTTCTGtgcaaaaggactccagatctgaaccttttGAGATGTGTGGAAGCCCaagaggccggaagaatcatgcatgaagtacacgcaggagtgtgtggacctcatatgaaTGGACATGtcctggcaaagaaaatccttcgagcaggctattactggatgactatggaaagagattgcttcagttttgtttgGAAATGTCATCAGTGA